AAAGAATCAAATGAAAAAAATAAACCTATTATTAATCGCATTGATTATCATTTTACAAAGTTGCAATAATGATTGTAACAAACTTTGTTTCACCCCTCCTAGCAGCTTTCAGTTTGAAGTAGTTGATAAGACAAGTGGTGAAAATTTATTCAGAAATGGAACTTATGAGTCAGGAGACATAAAAATAACTGACAACTTAAATAATAATGAGCCAGTAGAATTCACATTCATTTCAGAAAATAATAAATATTTTATGGGCATGGACAAAATAGTTTGATATGAAGCAAATTCTATAAATAGAATTTATCAAAAAATAGACATAAGAAGAACCGCAAATTAAAAACCTTCCTAAATCAACCCGTACTCCTTAGCCTTATTAGAAAGCTCCATAATATTCTTAACTTCTAGTTTTTTCATTAAGTTAAAACGGTGTACTTCAGCAGTACGCTTACTTATTTGAAGTTCTTCGGCTATATCTTTATTATTTTTTAATTGCAGTACTAAATTAAGTATTTGTTTTTCGCGTTTGGTTAATTTAAAGGGAGCGTCAATAACTTCTTTTTTAGGTGCCACTGCGGTATTGGTATTGCCATTTACAAAGTTATTCATGATGATGGCAGTAACATCGCCAGTAAAATATTTACCTCCAGAAGCTACTTTAGTTAAGGCTTTAATAAACTCCTCTTTACTGGCACCTTTAAGCAAATAACCATCGGCTCCTGCTTGAATAGCTTGTACTACGTATTCTTCGGAATCATGCATAGAAAGGACCAAGGTTCTTACATCTGGATATAATTTAGTCATTTCTGTAACCACTTCAATCCCATTCATTTCTGGCATACGGATATCAACAATTAAAACATCTGGTTTATTATTTTTAATAACCTCAAGCGCTTCTTTTCCATTTGAAGCCTCATCTATAACAACAATCCCAGATTGATCTTCTAAAAGTGCCTTTATACCATCTCTTACTAAAACATGGTCATCAGCTAATACTACATTGATAATATCCATAACATATATTTATAAGTACAAAAATAATGATTTTAAGTAATACTACGTAATTTCACTCAAAAAAGCATCTTTGTTTTGTGTTTCAAGTCATTTCGATTATAGCAAGACATCGCATCATATGAATCATGATTAGCTTCTTTGTTTTGTGATGTCTCAATCGTTCCTCATTTCTACATGACTAAAAAACATCGTTATTACAGCAAAGACATAATACTAAGTATTTGATGATTTCAATGCCGTTACTTGAATTTCAATTTTCATTTTTTCATCTGCAAGTCCTGCTGCAAACATAGTCGCAGCTGGTTTAATTTTTCCAAAGTATTTTTTTAATACTGGCCAGCAATCCTTAAACTCATTAGCATTTGGCAAAATATAAGTAACCCTGACGATATCTGACAAGTTTGCTCCTACTTCTTCAAGTGTATTTTTTA
The nucleotide sequence above comes from Flavobacteriaceae bacterium HL-DH10. Encoded proteins:
- a CDS encoding response regulator transcription factor; this encodes MDIINVVLADDHVLVRDGIKALLEDQSGIVVIDEASNGKEALEVIKNNKPDVLIVDIRMPEMNGIEVVTEMTKLYPDVRTLVLSMHDSEEYVVQAIQAGADGYLLKGASKEEFIKALTKVASGGKYFTGDVTAIIMNNFVNGNTNTAVAPKKEVIDAPFKLTKREKQILNLVLQLKNNKDIAEELQISKRTAEVHRFNLMKKLEVKNIMELSNKAKEYGLI
- a CDS encoding RidA family protein, which encodes MSRKLISSGSSFEENIGYSRAVVQDNWVFVSGTTGYNYEDMSISNDIVLQTEQCLINIKNTLEEVGANLSDIVRVTYILPNANEFKDCWPVLKKYFGKIKPAATMFAAGLADEKMKIEIQVTALKSSNT